A stretch of the Hydra vulgaris chromosome 09, alternate assembly HydraT2T_AEP genome encodes the following:
- the LOC136085255 gene encoding uncharacterized protein LOC136085255 encodes MEVKFGTFNVGSMTGKGRELADAMERRKLDILCVQETRWKGSKARSIGGGFKLIYHGVDRKRNRLRVILKEEFSRNVVEVKRVSDRVICVKLEIDRVVMNVISAYAPQVGCDMEEKEEFWREVDEVVLQVPLEEKMILGADFNGHVGEGNSGDEGVMGRYRVLRKEYIRTNGGRFCLKDKDGCS; translated from the coding sequence ATGGAGGTTAAATTTGGTACGTTTAATGTGGGCTCTATGACTGGTAAAGGGAGAGAGCTAGCTGATGCGATGGAGAGGAGGAAGTTAGACATACTGTGTGTACAGGAGACCAGGTGGAAGGGCAGCAAGGCCAGGAGCATTGGTGGTGGCTTCAAACTCATCTATCATGGTGTCGACAGGAAGAGAAATCGCTTAAGGGTAATTCTGAAAGAGGAGTTTAGTAGGAACGTAGTGGAGGTAAAGAGAGTAAGTGACAGAGTGATCTGTGTAAAGTTAGAGATTGATAGAGTGGTGATGAATGTCATCAGTGCTTATGCTCCTCAGGTAGGTTGTGATATGGAGGAGAAAGAAGAATTCTGGAGAGAGGTAGATGAAGTTGTTCTGCAGGTTCCTTTAGAAGAGAAAATGATTCTTGGAGCAGATTTTAATGGGCATGTTGGTGAAGGGAACAGTGGTGATGAGGGGGTGATGGGTAGGTATAGGGTTTTAAGAAAGGAATACATAAGGACAAATGGTGGTAGATTTTGCTTAAAGGATAAAGATGGCTGTAGTTAA